The Anopheles merus strain MAF chromosome 2L, AmerM5.1, whole genome shotgun sequence genome has a segment encoding these proteins:
- the LOC121594427 gene encoding uncharacterized protein LOC121594427: MVIATKIRTSSISSTIDGGDIDAKLANLFLDSTTGKENVGGGGGGGGVDGGMMMVEPIGATVRRALVAASREDRAIVGLSESINALSKTPEDFLFCFLAASGNPANHMHQVLLEAFCFEHDIYIIKVDSAEKLSRMLGTPRVESCALLQKSWSEGRTETITDVEDQLVDYCEEHWEAPVKPIVKLPEK, from the exons ATGGTGATAGCGACCAAGATCCGTACCAGCAGCATTAGCAGCACGATTGACGGTGGTGACATTGACGCCAAGTTGGCGAACCTGTTCCTCGATTCGACGACCGGCAAAGAGaacgttggtggtggtggcggtggcggtggcgtcgACGGTGGCATGATGATGGTGGAACCGATCGGGGCCACCGTCCGCCGGGCGCTGGTTGCCGCAAGCCGGGAGGACCGTGCCATCGTCGGATTGTCGGAATCGATAAACGCACTCTCGAAGACGCCGGAGGATTTTCTCTTCTGCTTTCTGGCCGCCTCGGGCAATCCGGCCAACCACATGCACCAGGTGCTGCTGGAGGCGTTCTGTTTCGAGCATGATATTTACATAATTAAG GTTGATAGTGCAGAAAAGTTAAGCCGCATGCTCGGGACGCCGCGCGTTGAGTCCTGTGCCTTGCTGCAAAAGAGTTGGTCCGAGGGACGGACGGAAACCATCACCGACGTGGAAGACCAGCTCGTCGACTACTGCGAGGAGCACTGGGAAGCTCCAGTCAAGCCAATCGTTAAGCTACCAGAAAAGTAA
- the LOC121594423 gene encoding electron transfer flavoprotein beta subunit lysine methyltransferase isoform X3 has translation MVDPVGSSRRVLRPANHRMLLASKNRNAPSTTLYANSGGKDSEVISVRGKILSNTVLSRQHMTPEIALHLITSDCAIYHQPVGANSGANTGFSADPFWGFFWPGGQALTRFILDTEHVFRGKTVLEVGCGCGASAIAALLVGATRVIANDIDPVALQATLLNAERNGITGNRLVVSSDNLIGHGADETHQTVDRCEVVLIGDLFYDTEIAADLHPWIQRLARAGAEIYIGDPGRHGITETGVLSQMELRARYELPANVCLENSGFSHANVWQFRLPCDEA, from the exons ATGGTGGATCCGGTGGGTTCGAGCCGTCGCGTGTTGCGCCCGGCAAACCATCGGATGCTGCTGGCCAGTAA AAACAGGAATGCGCCCTCAACAACATTGTACGCGAACAGCGGCGGGAAGGATTCGGAAGTGATAAGCGTGCGTGGAAAGATCTTATCAAACACGGTGCTATCGCGACAGCACATGACGCCGGAAATCGCACTGCACCTCATAACGTCCGATTGTGCCATCTACCATCAACCCGTCGGCGCCAACAGTGGCGCCAATACCGGTTTCTCCGCGGATCCATTTTGGGGATTTTTCTGGCCCGGAGGTCAAGCGCTAACGag GTTTATTCTTGACACGGAACACGTTTTCCGCGGGAAGACGGTGCTGGAGGTGGGATGCGGCTGTGGCGCTTCCGCGATCGCTGCCCTGCTGGTGGGAGCTACCCGTGTCATAGCAAACGACATCGACCCAG TCGCATTGCAGGCCACACTACTGAACGCGGAGCGGAATGGGATCACGGGTAATCGGTTGGTGGTTAGCAGCGATAACCTTATCGGCCACGGCGCCGACGAAACCCACCAAACAGTGGACCGGTGCGAAGTGGTGCTAATAGGCGACCTGTTTTACGATACTGAGATAGCAGCTGATCTCCATCCCTGGATACAGCGATTGGCACGTGCTGGGGCGGAG ATTTATATCGGCGATCCCGGACGGCACGGTATTACCGAGACGGGTGTACTAAGCCAAATGGAACTGCGCGCTCGGTACGAACTACCTGCGAATGTTTGCCTGGAAAATAGTGGATTTTCCCATGCCAATGTATGGCAGTTTCGTTTACCCTGCGATGAGGCGTGA
- the LOC121594423 gene encoding electron transfer flavoprotein beta subunit lysine methyltransferase isoform X1 gives MSQIARHASRRQMNGAGLVGVVVRGWQRTFHTNTAAAVKFRTTDAVSAAHGGITNTTSKRWNLRRYSRTTDRYGGSGGFEPSRVAPGKPSDAAGQNRNAPSTTLYANSGGKDSEVISVRGKILSNTVLSRQHMTPEIALHLITSDCAIYHQPVGANSGANTGFSADPFWGFFWPGGQALTRFILDTEHVFRGKTVLEVGCGCGASAIAALLVGATRVIANDIDPVALQATLLNAERNGITGNRLVVSSDNLIGHGADETHQTVDRCEVVLIGDLFYDTEIAADLHPWIQRLARAGAEIYIGDPGRHGITETGVLSQMELRARYELPANVCLENSGFSHANVWQFRLPCDEA, from the exons ATGTCACAGATCGCGCGTCACGCGAGCCGAAGGCAGATGAATGGCGCTGGCCTTGTCGGCGTCGTCGTCCGGGGCTGGCAGCGTACTTTCCACACCAACACAGCGGCAGCCGTTAAATTTCGCACCACAGATGCTGTGTCGGCGGCCCACGGCGGCATTACAAACACTACTTCGAAACGTTGGAACCTTCGCCGTTACAGCCGCACTACGGATCGATATGGTGGATCCGGTGGGTTCGAGCCGTCGCGTGTTGCGCCCGGCAAACCATCGGATGCTGCTGGCCA AAACAGGAATGCGCCCTCAACAACATTGTACGCGAACAGCGGCGGGAAGGATTCGGAAGTGATAAGCGTGCGTGGAAAGATCTTATCAAACACGGTGCTATCGCGACAGCACATGACGCCGGAAATCGCACTGCACCTCATAACGTCCGATTGTGCCATCTACCATCAACCCGTCGGCGCCAACAGTGGCGCCAATACCGGTTTCTCCGCGGATCCATTTTGGGGATTTTTCTGGCCCGGAGGTCAAGCGCTAACGag GTTTATTCTTGACACGGAACACGTTTTCCGCGGGAAGACGGTGCTGGAGGTGGGATGCGGCTGTGGCGCTTCCGCGATCGCTGCCCTGCTGGTGGGAGCTACCCGTGTCATAGCAAACGACATCGACCCAG TCGCATTGCAGGCCACACTACTGAACGCGGAGCGGAATGGGATCACGGGTAATCGGTTGGTGGTTAGCAGCGATAACCTTATCGGCCACGGCGCCGACGAAACCCACCAAACAGTGGACCGGTGCGAAGTGGTGCTAATAGGCGACCTGTTTTACGATACTGAGATAGCAGCTGATCTCCATCCCTGGATACAGCGATTGGCACGTGCTGGGGCGGAG ATTTATATCGGCGATCCCGGACGGCACGGTATTACCGAGACGGGTGTACTAAGCCAAATGGAACTGCGCGCTCGGTACGAACTACCTGCGAATGTTTGCCTGGAAAATAGTGGATTTTCCCATGCCAATGTATGGCAGTTTCGTTTACCCTGCGATGAGGCGTGA
- the LOC121594429 gene encoding uncharacterized protein LOC121594429, with amino-acid sequence MVLKASDEGKTMESNGFHTVGIGSSARKALLSALEDKRLVVGLASAVRSLAANPELYNFCFLAPFDDHGESGSHMQEVLLEAFCLEHDIYIIRVDSADKLSRLVQSPVVASCALVRKLPPKMLRRMSSAFRRSESILIEHCELYWDEPHKPVIKLPEK; translated from the exons ATGGTCCTGAAGGCATCGGATGAAGGAAAGACGATGGAGTCGAACGGTTTCCACACGGTCGGGATAGGGTCGAGCGCAAGGAAGGCACTGCTGAGCGCGCTGGAGGATAAGCGGCTAGTAGTTGGGTTGGCCAGTGCCGTACGCAGCTTGGCTGCCAATCCGGAGCTGTACAATTTTTGCTTTCTGGCACCGTTTGACGACCACGGTGAGAGTGGTAGCCACATGCAGGAGGTGCTGCTGGAAGCGTTCTGTCTCGAGCACGACATCTACATTATACGG GTCGACAGTGCGGACAAATTGAGCCGTTTGGTGCAGTCTCCGGTTGTGGCGTCCTGTGCGCTGGTACGCAAACTGCCACCGAAAATGCTACGTAGAATGAGCAGCGCCTTCCGACGATCTGAAAGCATCCTAATCGAGCACTGTGAGCTGTACTGGGACGAACCACACAAACCCGTTATCAAATTGCCCGAAAAGTGA
- the LOC121594413 gene encoding protein prickle-like has product MTASESPTKSSVRLGTTNASHHGGTSSTGTAPNGATSGTATSGGSGGGGSGTVITKQWWKVCFLYGGNQEKYYRQIYGKAASERLAAASAKQMATTTTTPENGGSSPIASDSERTNTKCLSTGKSFPTLPTKKQSPSNRFRASPTGGSGSPALVEDGFHFRKGSPVIKSASSRSSLAMPSVPAVGPGERSPRVPPNAPVGILRKRVTVLDDSFLLGNGAELAFGSELEAEVDEQRSDSGINVDARQPSPPVVAEEQQQQQQQQKQHRQQQRLECHRPGMRRTFHLSGEELRLLNFDHEQQQDIAGSLAYAASSANGISTSAHQQQISAASNPSTSSSSSTAATAPPSSSSTGNMMRRPPANAPGNAGGSLAGTPITTGASVVAVSPGNNDVSSSPFVPSVQMSYPYQKSHHQTQQPQQNGHPQHQLMLQQQQQADHSSHHHHHHHVHHATAHAYPYELGRSPLRSPQSPPLYSGKPPPPPPQSYHSYQQPPTAAHPPVSLSGAPTSMPGMMPGQQPPGMTLSLGGGGAGGGGSAGDCFMLPPLQPQSPDGLSTVTNTSSTATNAPSARSVYPQHHQPPYPSIGSSHHPFHSPASAAALIGPSMPQHAQQQQQQQHHHQMQPHYSSMHLLGPAGGPPSSVGPASMVGMMGPGGHGGGGGSVGGGAGGIAGGVGGGPGGGMGGGHNYSQSDDDSGCALEEYTWVPPGLRPDQVHLYFSAIPEDKVPYVNSIGERHRVRQLLQQLPPHDNEVRYCHSLTDEERKELKLFSAQRKREALGRGTVKQITTTLICERCGECASSGDMMVFASRFEPNTCWHPACFACCVCKELLVDLIYFHRENRLYCGRHHAETLKPRCSACDEIILADECTEAEGRAWHIKHFACFECDKQLGGQRYIMRDGKPYCLHCFDAMFAEYCDYCSEPIGVDQGQMSHDGQHWHATDQCFACSTCRCSLLGRPFLPRRGEIYCSIACSKGEPPTPSDGSLPAAAALLHGNARNNRTLDEQQQQLRDDGKEYAHRSSQPSHTAARSPEPLRSPDRGTGRLSPPHTEVSNGGESTIDGNGNDEMTLSCYTAATSITTSMSAATGNTSTTLATTATNNTAPESATLHTAEHEVQSHEAASTVGSDRDHQLRSPASNGTATDNGTGTAGGGVGDSNRHRIPQCSPELNRLLHKDRSRQPLDLTDLGHSLEQHWQSERTGSETISIATATATVRTQVTGPVAGGNGNGPTGGGPILTSSMPELNRCLAAAGSGGSPSFSGTNSPTPMPIEDSVVANGGDDADEQNQNASDASHSIVELPTPPPIVIKKEVRFEGDFQDSLPRTKSYCQRNGGQRNRAAKSSKRRTDYDRYEHGSSSSSSRRHHHSVSQQQQQHDRSGGDRHGSGSSGSRRSPRRRRHTSRDEPSHHHQRRSNYASDDDELAEDETDNYHHRRHHHSHQREQQRPVDDSDARSVCSTCSSSSSSADDDVYELPLRRTSYGGTRIHYMPNNSLACARKRKQLQTSSVVAGQHYEKDNKNCIIS; this is encoded by the exons ATGACAGCCAGCGAAAGTCCCACCAAGTCATCGGTGCGGCTCGGAACGACAAACGCCTCCCATCATGGTGGCACCTCGTCCACTGGCACGGCGCCCAATGGGGCAACGTCTGGGACGGCGACAAGCGGTGgcagtggtggcggtggcagtgGAACGGTCATCACCAAGCAATGGTGGAAGGTGTGCTTTCTGTACGGCGGCAATCAGGAGAAGTACTACCGTCAGATCTACGGTAAGGCCGCCTCGGAACGTTTGGCAGCTGCCAGTGCGAAGCAAATggcaaccaccaccactacaccAGAGAACGGAGGATCTTCGCCGATCGCCAGTGATAGCGAGCGCACCAACACGAAGTGCTTAAGCACCGGTAAATCCTTTCCCACACTTCCAACCAAGAAGCAATCGCCCTCGAATCGATTCCGTGCGTCGCCCACGGGTGGTTCGGGATCGCCCGCACTGGTGGAAGATGGGTTTCACTTCCGGAAAGGATCACCGGTCATTAAGTCGGCCTCTTCACGCTCCAGTCTAGCGATGCCCAGTGTCCCGGCGGTTGGACCTGGGGAGCGTTCGCCGCGTGTTCCACCGAATGCACCGGTCGGAATCCTTCGCAAGCGCGTGACTGTGCTGGACGATTCGTTTCTGCTTGGAAACGGCGCTGAGCTGGCGTTCGGTTCCGAGCTGGAAGCGGAAGTGGACGAACAGCGATCGGATAGCGGGATTAACGTGGACGCCCGTCAACCGTCGCCTCCGGTGGTCGcagaggagcagcagcagcagcagcagcagcagaagcaacaCCGGCAACAGCAACGGCTCGAGTGCCACCGGCCAGGCATGCGTCGAACGTTCCACCTGAGCGGTGAGGAGCTGCGGCTGCTCAACTTTGaccacgagcagcagcaagacaTTGCAGGCTCGCTGGCGTACGCTGCATCCTCCGCGAACGGTATCTCGACGTCTGCCCATCAGCAGCAAATTAGTGCCGCAAGCAatccatcaacatcatcatcatcatcaacagcagcaacagcaccaccatcgTCATCTTCCACAGGGAACATGATGCGCCGGCCGCCAGCGAATGCCCCTGGGAACGCTGGCGGATCGTTAGCGGGAACACCGATTACAACGGGAGCTTCCGTCGTCGCCGTGTCGCCGGGCAACAATGA TGTGTCCTCGTCGCCGTTCGTTCCGTCAGTACAAATGTCGTATCCATACCAAAAATCCCATCATCAaacgcagcagccgcagcagaaCGGGCACCCGCAGCATCAGCTGAtgctgcaacagcaacagcaggctGATCATTcgtcccatcatcatcatcatcatcatgtccATCATGCGACCGCCCATGCCTACCCGTACGAGTTGGGCCGCAGTCCGCTGCGCAGCCCCCAATCGCCCCCCTTGTACAGTGGgaaaccgccaccaccgccaccccaGTCCTACCACTCCTATCAGCAACCGCCCACAGCAGCCCATCCGCCCGTATCACTCTCGGGAGCCCCGACAAGCATGCCGGGCATGATGCCAGGACAACAGCCACCCGGGATGACCCTTTCgcttggtggtggaggtgCAGGTGGAGGTGGCAGTGCAGGAGATTGCTTTATGTTGCCACCACTCCAACCCCAATCGCCCGACGGACTGTCGACAGTGACGAACACGAGCAGTACGGCCACGAATGCTCCCTCGGCACGCTCCGTCTACCCGCAGCATCATCAGCCGCCGTACCCCTCGATCGGATCGTCCCACCATCCGTTCCATTCGCCGGCATCGGCAGCCGCCCTGATCGGCCCATCGATGCCACAGcacgcacagcagcagcagcagcagcagcaccaccaccaaatgCAGCCTCACTACTCCTCGATGCATCTGCTCGGTCCGGCCGGAGGGCCACCGTCCTCCGTTGGGCCGGCCAGTATGGTCGGCATGATGGGACCGGGTGgacatggtggtggtggtggtagtgttgGCGGAGGAGCAGGTGGAATCGCAGGTGGAGTTGGCGGTGGACCGGGCGGCGGCATGGGCGGAGGTCATAACTACTCGCAGTCGGACGACGACAGTGGCTGCGCGCTGGAGGAGTACACCTGGGTGCCGCCCGGGTTACGTCCGGATCAG GTCCATCTGTACTTTTCCGCCATCCCGGAGGATAAGGTCCCGTACGTAAACAGTATCGGCGAGCGGCATCGCGTTcgacagctgctgcagcagcttccaCCGCACGATAATGAG GTTCGCTACTGTCACTCGCTGACGGATGAGGAGCGCAAAGAGCTGAAGCTGTTCTCGGCCCAGCGCAAGCGGGAAGCGTTGGGCCGCGGCACGGTCAAGCAGATAACGACCACCTTAATATGCGAACGG TGTGGCGAGTGTGCGTCTTCCGGCGACATGATGGTGTTTGCGTCACGGTTCGAGCCCAACACCTGCTGGCATCCGGCCTGCTTCGCCTGCTGCGTCTGCAAGGAGCTGCTGGTCGACTTGATCTACTTCCACCGGGAGAATCGGCTGTACTGTGGCCGGCATCATGCCGAAACGCTCAAACCACGTTGCTCCGCCTGTGATGAG aTTATCCTGGCCGATGAGTGCACCGAAGCGGAAGGTCGAGCGTGGCACATCAAACACTTTGCTTGTTTCGAGTGCGACAAACAGCTTGGTGGACAGAG GTACATTATGCGCGATGGGAAACCTTACTGTTTGCACTGCTTCGACGCCATGTTTGCGGAATACTGTGACTACTGCAGCGAACCGATCGGCGTCGATCAGGGCCAGATGAGCCACGATGGGCAGCACTGGCATGCGACGGATCAGTGTTTCGCCTGCAGCACCTGTCGCTGTTCGCTGCTCGGGCGTCCGTTCTTGCCGCGACGGGGGGAAATCTATTGCTCAATTGCCTGCAGCAAGGGTGAGCCACCGACACCTTCCGATGGTTCACTACCGGCTGCGGCAGCTCTCCTGCACGGGAACGCCCGAAACAATCGAACGCtcgacgagcagcagcagcagctgcgtgACGATGGCAAAGAGTATGCCCATCGAAGCTCACAGCCGTCCCACACTGCAGCCCGTTCGCCGGAACCGTTACGAAGTCCCGATCGAGGCACGGGACGCCTTTCACCTCCGCACACGGAAGTAAGCAACGGAGGGGAATCAACGATCGATGGCAACGGAAACGATGAGATGACGCTTTCCTGCTACACTGCAGCGACCAGCATCACGACGTCGATGTCGGCTGCGACGGGTAATACCAGCACGACACTTGCCACTactgccaccaacaacacGGCACCCGAGTCGGCCACACTGCACACCGCCGAGCACGAAGTACAAAGCCATGAAGCCGCCAGCACGGTCGGCAGCGATCGTGACCATCAACTGCGCAGTCCCGCTTCCAATGGGACGGCAACGGACAACGGTACGGGGACGGCGGGTGGCGGTGTAGGCGACTCGAACCGGCACCGCATTCCGCAGTGTTCGCCCGAGCTGAACCGACTGCTGCACAAAGATCGCAGTCGTCAGCCGCTGGATCTGACCGACCTGGGGCACAGTTTGGAGCAGCACTGGCAGTCGGAGCGTACGGGAAGTGAAACGATCTCGATCGCTACGGCTACTGCTACGGTAAGAACGCAGGTGACGGGACCGGTTGCCGGTGGTAATGGAAATGGTCCGACCGGTGGTGGACCAATTCTAACGTCCTCAATGCCGGAGCTGAATCGATGTTTAGCGGCAGCGGGCTCGGGTGGATCGCCGAGCTTCAGTGGTACCAACAGTCCGACGCCGATGCCGATCGAGGACAGTGTCGTTGCGAATGGGGGCGACGATGCGGACGAACAGAACCAAAATGCCTCGGACGCGTCCCATTCGATCGTGGAGCTTCCGACGCCACCGCCAATAG TTATCAAGAAGGAAGTACGGTTTGAGGGAGATTTCCAAGACTCGCTGCCCCGCACCAAGAGCTACTGCCAGCGGAACGGTGGACAGCGTAACCGGGCAGCCAAATCGTCCAAGCGGAGAACGGACTACGATCGTTACGAGCATGGAtcttcgtcctcctcctcccgccGCCATCATCATTCGgtgtcgcagcagcagcagcagcacgatcgCAGCGGCGGTGATCGTCACGGGTCTGGCTCCTCCGGCAGCAGACGATCACCTCGTCGCCGACGCCATACTTCCCGCGACGAGCCgagccaccaccatcagcggAGAAGCAACTACGCATCGGATGACGATGAGCTGGCCGAGGACGAAACGGACAACTACCACCACCGGCGCCATCATCATTCGCATCAGCGCGAGCAGCAGCGCCCGGTGGACGATTCGGATGCGCGCAGCGTCTGCTCCACCTGCTCCTCCAGCTCGTCCAGTGCCGATGACGATGTGTACGAGCTGCCCCTGCGCCGCACCTCGTACGGTGGCACGAGGATACACTATATGCCAAACAACTCGCTGGCCTGCGCTAGAAAGCGGAAGCAGCTGCAGACGTCTTCCGTTGTCGCCGGTCAGCATTATGAGAAGGACAATAAGAATTGTATCATATCGTAG